The following is a genomic window from Candidatus Micrarchaeota archaeon.
ATACCAAAGAACGTATGAAAGTGCTTGTCGTTTCAGGTACTCGGATGTCCGATGCGTTGATCACCGCACCGGAACACGTGAAAGCCGAAGAGGTAAAAATCAAAAGAAAAACCGTAAAAAGGGAGAAGACCCTGACAGAATACATCGAACGGATACAGAGACTCATAGACGAATCGAACGAACTCCGTAAAGCCCTCGAAAGGGAAAGGATGAAAAGCAAAAGGCTCGAAGAACAGGTGATAAAGATCAAGCAGGAACGTATGAGAGAGGTGTACCGGGACAGAGAAATAAAACGGCTTAAGGCGGAAATAAGGAGGTTGCGAAAATTGATCGGTGAACTCGTTAAGAAGAAGCGAAACACGCATAACCGAAAGACAGGTTCGACGAAAGAAAAGGGTAAAGGGGATGGGGAGGATTTAAAAAGATTACTAGATAAGATTATAGACAACTATCGTAGAAAACGACAAACAAAGTTATCTTAAAACTGTGAAAAAGGAGGTGTAACTATGGCAGATAATGAAGACAACGTGGTTTACGTAGGGAAGAAGAACATCATGGGATACGTACTGGCAGTAGTGACCCAGTTTAACAACAACGCATCTACAGTAGTGATAAAGGCAAGGGGAAAAATGATATCCAAAGCAGTAGACGTGGCAGAGATTGTCAGGAACAGGTTCATGCCGGATGTGAAAGTGGACAAAGTGGAAATCAAAACCGAAGAACTTACATCAGAAGACGGGTCCACATCCAAAGTGTCCGCAATCGAGATACATCTGGCAAAATAAAATCCTTTAAAATTTTTCCTCATCCTTCTTTTTTCGTTCGAATCTGTGGGGAGAAATTATTTTATAGAACTTCAGATTAATAAACTCAATATGAAATTCCCGATATGCTTAAAATGTGCTAAATCCGATACCTTGTGCGATTCATGCGAATCAAAACTCCGTAACGGTGAAATAACCGAGTTAGACGTAAGGATATCAAGGTTGCTGTTGGAGATTCATAAAGTCCACAACATCACAACCGCATCGTTCGAACACGCTTACGACTTTGGAGACACTGTTGTGATCTTCACTAAAGGCGATGTCGGTGTGCTGATCGGACGTAAAGGCGCGGTTGTGTCGAGGTTGTCCAAAGAACTTAAAAAGAAGGTCAGGATAGCGCAACTGCGTTCGGATTCTCATAAAACCATCGAGGACCTGGTTGCACCTGCCAGACTTTTAGGGATCAACATTGTTTACACTAAAGACGGCGAATACCACAAGATAAGAATAGATAGGAGGACGGCGCATAAACTTCCAGTGTCCATACCAACATTAGAACGTGCTGCAGCATTACTTTTAAAAACGAAAAATATTAAAATAACCTTTGAATAATCTGAGATGGTTTTTCCTCAAAATGAGAGCCCCAGTAGCTCAGCTGGTAGAGCGCTTCCTTGGTAAGGAAGAGGTCGCGAGTTCGAATCTCGCCTGGGGCTTTTTTGTTTCGATACTGTTAATCCGTATTACCGTAGTACATGCTCCGAATGCATGTGACCCTTTCAATCCCTGCGGATGTAACCCTCCTGTTAAGACGGTTGATGTTCATCTACCGATTCAGGGGCAAGCAGTCATCCGATACGAGGAGAAGGAATTCGGAATAATAGCAAGGAGTTGTTCAAAACTTTTCGACAGGGATAGGGTGGAGCCGTAATATACGAAATAATACTGAAATGGTGGAAAAATTTTGTGGAAACTCTCAAGCATCTGTTTTGAGGTTTCTTATCCGAGCAAAAGTTTTAATTGGTTTCTGCATAACTCTTTACTGATGAAAGGTCAGGTTGCTACTGAATACCTAATCCTGTTGAGCATAGTGCTGATAGTTTCGTTAGTTGCATTGGGAACGATCGGAGACGTACCGAAACTAACCCGCGGGTTCGGAACAGCGGCGTTCTCCGAATTCTGGAACAATGCAGAGATCGCTATTCAGGCTCACACATTCTATGCCAACGGAACGGTTGTCATGATCGTCAAAAATAACAAAGCTTATCCTATACACATCAATTCCATCGAGATAGACGGACAGGCATGCCCAACAGACGTTACGCTTTATCCGGGAAGGTCGGAAACAGTGTTCTTACATTGTAGCGGGTCGGGTTCGCCGGGCGGACGTTATTCCAAAAAGGTCTCTTTCAGATACGAAGACGTCGAAAACATAGATAGAGGCGAGTTTGTCTATGCCCCAGAAATAAAGTTAACGGGTATCTATGAAGAATAAAGAATGTATTCAGACGCGTGTGATACTAACCGTTGTCCTGTTCACAGATTGGATCAAAAAGGTGTTTATCCCTGGTTTGACATTGCCGAGACCTTCACCTTCCAACTGGTAATCGGTTACACGGAATACATCGTTCAACCCTG
Proteins encoded in this region:
- a CDS encoding DUF460 domain-containing protein, which translates into the protein MHIIVGIDPGTTVGIAAVDLTGNVVKVISKKNAERRDVVRMIERMGTPVLVACDKRVAPEYVVKIAASFNARLYVPGHDLTVSEKEKLTKEYDVKDDHQRDALAAALKAYHVYENKFRQIDSLTYSKDTKERMKVLVVSGTRMSDALITAPEHVKAEEVKIKRKTVKREKTLTEYIERIQRLIDESNELRKALERERMKSKRLEEQVIKIKQERMREVYRDREIKRLKAEIRRLRKLIGELVKKKRNTHNRKTGSTKEKGKGDGEDLKRLLDKIIDNYRRKRQTKLS
- a CDS encoding KH domain-containing protein, whose protein sequence is MKFPICLKCAKSDTLCDSCESKLRNGEITELDVRISRLLLEIHKVHNITTASFEHAYDFGDTVVIFTKGDVGVLIGRKGAVVSRLSKELKKKVRIAQLRSDSHKTIEDLVAPARLLGINIVYTKDGEYHKIRIDRRTAHKLPVSIPTLERAAALLLKTKNIKITFE
- the albA gene encoding DNA-binding protein Alba, with amino-acid sequence MADNEDNVVYVGKKNIMGYVLAVVTQFNNNASTVVIKARGKMISKAVDVAEIVRNRFMPDVKVDKVEIKTEELTSEDGSTSKVSAIEIHLAK